CACTGGCGCGGCTGGGTGCGCTATTGAGCCCATTGGCTTTGCTGATGGCTGGCGTTTGCTGTTCGCTTTTTTGCCCGCAAATATAACCCAGCCCAAACACCGCGAACGTTAGCAGCGTGGCTATTGCATACCTGCGTATGGTTTCACGTCTGCTGCTGTTCATACTGGCATCACTTCCTGTTTGCATTCCTGACCCCTTTGGACTGAAGCTTGAATATTTGCATGGGCAGCGAATTTCAATCTTGAGACGCTTGCTATTGAACTTCATGCCGCTTTTGCAGGTCGAAGTGTCGCAATAATTAAAAAAACGTACCAGAAAATTGCAGGAAGAATAGTTAATTAATCTGTTTGGTACTGAATTGCGGTACTATTTGCGAAATTTTACATTTAGTCAGGAAGCCTTCATGAGTTCTCCCGAATTGGTCTTGAAAGTCTTGCGCTCAGAATTGCGCGCGGCAGGCGTGACTTACAAAATGCTGGCAGACCGTATAGGCATGAGTGAGTCCAGCATGAAGCGCATGTTCGGGCAAAGGGATATGAGCCTGTCGCGCCTGGCAGAAATCTGCAAGGCCTCAGGCATCGCCATGGAAGATGTATTGCGCCAGGCTGCCGATGTCACGCCGCATGCTGATACCCTGAGCCTGGCACAGGAACAATCGCTGATGGCCGACCCCAAATTATTGCTGGTAGCGATTTGTTGCCTCGGGCATTGGACGTTGGAACAAATCATAGAAACCTATCATTTGTCTGAGGCTGAATGTGTCCTGCACCTGATCGCACTCGATAAACTTGAAGTCATAGAATTGCGGCCCCTTAACCGGTATCGCCTGAAAGTGTCGCCAGCTTTCCACTGGCGTCCTGATGGCCCGGTACAGCAGTATTTCAGGGATGTCGTCGTCGGTGATTATTTTGATGGCAGCTTTGCCGGACAGGGGGAGACTTTGCTCTTTGTACCAGCCCGGGTGTCATCGCACAGCGCCATGGAGATGGTGCAAAAGATACAGCAACTGGCTGCCGAGCTGGCACGTCTGCATCAGGACGACCGCCGCCTGAGACCAGAAGAGCGCGATGGCTTTACCTTGCTGGTGGGCTTCCGTTCCTGGGAATTCTCTGCCTTTACGGCACTGCGCCGTCCTGAGACGGCAGCGCCAGTCAAAGGACTGACGCATCAGATTCACCAGATAGGCCCGAGGAAAAGATAAAGCGAAGAGCCATTGCCGCGCGTTGCCCCGGCACCAAAGAACAGCGGACCAAAACGCGTTTCAACAGAGACAAAGGCGCTGGCTGCCTGCTTGAGGGAACTAAGGCGTAGTGCCTGGCCATTGCCATAAGAATTGCCCGCTTCCAGCGAGAACCCTGTCCGTATCGCACCGCCTATGGTGGTTGGCAAAGAACCGATTTTACGCGCTATGACGAAGCGGCCAAAAGCTGTAGCGTCACCAGCAAGTGAGTTGTTCGCCGTGCCTGACAGACGCAAGAAACCGCCGAGCGGGTTAGGTGCGCCACCACGTTCTGAACGGTTCCATTCTCCATATAAATGCCCGGCCCAATCCCCAAGCCGGAAGGCTGACAAAGCATCGATTTGCGATTGTGCCTGTGAACGCTCACCGGGATTTTGCGCAGGTGTTTGTTCCCAGGAGGAGGTGACCAGATAACCCCGGCTGGGGTTGGCCAGCGAATCCAGGGTATCCAGACGGAAGCGCAAGAAGCGCGTGGTGCTGTAATAGCGCAGGCTATCCTGATTGGCAACCGCGGGCAATAAAATAT
This is a stretch of genomic DNA from Undibacterium sp. KW1. It encodes these proteins:
- a CDS encoding helix-turn-helix transcriptional regulator, whose protein sequence is MSSPELVLKVLRSELRAAGVTYKMLADRIGMSESSMKRMFGQRDMSLSRLAEICKASGIAMEDVLRQAADVTPHADTLSLAQEQSLMADPKLLLVAICCLGHWTLEQIIETYHLSEAECVLHLIALDKLEVIELRPLNRYRLKVSPAFHWRPDGPVQQYFRDVVVGDYFDGSFAGQGETLLFVPARVSSHSAMEMVQKIQQLAAELARLHQDDRRLRPEERDGFTLLVGFRSWEFSAFTALRRPETAAPVKGLTHQIHQIGPRKR